The Candidatus Nanosynbacter sp. HMT-352 genomic interval ACGAGATTTATACGCTCAGTGCTTCAGTAAATTGACCAACCAAACATTATTCTTCCACTCAAATAAATTCGGCGGGTCGCTCGTTAGCCAAACAAATAAATTAGTCGGCGCGGTAGAAAGTTTTTGGGACACGATAATTTGGTCAGTTTTACCGCTAGTTGTTTCGCTGGTCGGTTCAATAATTGTCCTATCAACTCTCCTCTGGCAATACGCGTTATTCTTGCTTATTTTCTCAATTGTCTTCAGCCTCGTCGTTTATTACGGGTCCAAGCCAATGGCGAAATTGACAAAAAAAGAAGCCAAAGCCAGCAATAAATTAAACGGACAATTAGCCGACGTAATCTCAAACGTTCTAGCGGTCAAGTCATCTGGCGCCGAAGCTACGGAACAGAAATTTTTCACAAAAACCGTCAATTCTTGGCGGAACTCAAGCCTCGACGTAATGCGCGGATTCTTAAAAGTCAGCACTATATATTCGTCAATCAACATGGTTATTAAAATTGGAGCAATCGCCTTCGCAGTGTACACAGCCCAGAATGATTTGGTGTCCGTGGCGTCTGTTTATCTTATTATCACCTACACTGGGAGTGTCGCACATGAATTGTGGAACATGAACGGAATTATGCGCAATTACAACCGAATTATCGGCAACGCAAATGATATGGTAGAAATCTTACAAACGCCAACGACATTGATCGATAAAAGCAGCTCAAAGCTGGAAGTCGCAAGTGGCAAAATCTCTATGGACAAAATAACTTTCACGCACGACGAGGGTCAAGGAGATACTCTATTTCACGATTTCTCTCTGGATATTAAACCAGGCGAAAAAATAGGTTTAGTCGGAGCAAGCGGTTCCGGAAAAACGACACTCACTAAATTGCTATTACGCTTCGCTGATATTGACTCGGGAAAAATTACCATCGACGGACAAGATATTTCCGAAGTCACCCAAGCAAGCCTGCGTGCAAAAATCGCTTACGTACCGCAAGAGCCATTACTATTCCACCGCTCCGTACGCGAAAACATCGCTTACGGTCGACCTGATGCAACGGACACAGAAATTGAAGAAGCTGCCAAAAAAGCTGGCGCTTACGATTTTATCGTTGGACTTAAAGACGGTTTTGACACAATGGTTGGCGAGCGCGGAATTAAATTATCTGGCGGACAGCGACAACGAGTTGCAATTGCTCGAGCAATCCTAAAAGATGCACCGATTCTAGTCCTCGACGAGGCGACTTCAGCACTAGATTCTGAGTCAGAAGCGTTGATCCAAAAATCTCTGGAGACGTTAATGGAGAATCGAACCTCAATTGTCATTGCCCATCGCTTATCTACAATTGCTAAGTTGGATCGTATAATTGTCCTGAAAAATGGAAAAATCGTCGAGGACGGATCGCATGATAAACTCATTAATAAAAAGCGCGGTGTTTACGCAAAATTATGGGCAAGGCAATCTGGCGGATTCATCGAAGAATAATTAAAATCGCACATGCTAATTGTGATATAATTAGGATATGGAATCCTTTATTCACTTGATAACCAGCTTCGGTGTATTCGCAATTTTATTAGTAGTTTTCGCAGAATCTGGCTTATTAATCGGCTTCGTCCTACCTGGCGACAGTCTGCTTTTCACTGCTGGATATATGGTTCAGCAGAATATCCTACACATTGATATTCACATTTTTGCACTTTTGGTTTTTGCAGCGGCAGTGCTGGGCGACAGTGTTGGCTATAGCTTTGGACACAAAGTGGGGCGTAAATTGTTTGAAAAAGAAAATTCCCGATTCTTCAAGAAAAAATATTTGGAGCAAACAGAAAAGTTTTACGACAAGCACGGCTCAGCGACAATCGTCCTGGCTCGGTTTGTACCAATTGTAAGAACCTTCGCCCCAATCGTTGCCGGCGCCAGTAAAATGCACTATAAAACATTCTTAACTTTCAATCTTATCGGTGGATTTATTTGGTCATCAGCCTTTGTTTATCTAGGTTTCTACGCTGGCGAGTTTTTGACCAAAGCGGGCGTAAATATTGAAGTTGCAGCGATTCTCATCATCTTCTTGTCTGTCTCGCCAATGGTTATTCATGCTTTGAAACAACCAAATACTCGCGCTTTATTAAGAAGACAATTGTCGGTTCTCCTCTCGAAAACCAAGCGTAAAAAATAATCTTAAAGCATCTTTTTCAGATATTTGCCAGTGAACGAATTTGGCACTTTGGCGATATCTTCAGGTGTACCGCAAGCCACAACGGTACCACCACCAATTCCGCCTTCTGGACCCATATCAATTATCCAATCAGCCGACTTTATGACGTCCAAATTGTGCTCAATGATAATCATACTATTACCGCCCTCAACCAATTGCTGTAAAATC includes:
- a CDS encoding ABC transporter ATP-binding protein, with product MKNKPNSKEIFRLFWKTSAQYKHRRNLAIFFAMLTLVVTIFVGPLIIAQLLSIIQHNQLHDAKNLWTLIALYGVSELWSSVIGWRLVLYLVWTFETAMQRDLYAQCFSKLTNQTLFFHSNKFGGSLVSQTNKLVGAVESFWDTIIWSVLPLVVSLVGSIIVLSTLLWQYALFLLIFSIVFSLVVYYGSKPMAKLTKKEAKASNKLNGQLADVISNVLAVKSSGAEATEQKFFTKTVNSWRNSSLDVMRGFLKVSTIYSSINMVIKIGAIAFAVYTAQNDLVSVASVYLIITYTGSVAHELWNMNGIMRNYNRIIGNANDMVEILQTPTTLIDKSSSKLEVASGKISMDKITFTHDEGQGDTLFHDFSLDIKPGEKIGLVGASGSGKTTLTKLLLRFADIDSGKITIDGQDISEVTQASLRAKIAYVPQEPLLFHRSVRENIAYGRPDATDTEIEEAAKKAGAYDFIVGLKDGFDTMVGERGIKLSGGQRQRVAIARAILKDAPILVLDEATSALDSESEALIQKSLETLMENRTSIVIAHRLSTIAKLDRIIVLKNGKIVEDGSHDKLINKKRGVYAKLWARQSGGFIEE
- a CDS encoding DedA family protein is translated as MESFIHLITSFGVFAILLVVFAESGLLIGFVLPGDSLLFTAGYMVQQNILHIDIHIFALLVFAAAVLGDSVGYSFGHKVGRKLFEKENSRFFKKKYLEQTEKFYDKHGSATIVLARFVPIVRTFAPIVAGASKMHYKTFLTFNLIGGFIWSSAFVYLGFYAGEFLTKAGVNIEVAAILIIFLSVSPMVIHALKQPNTRALLRRQLSVLLSKTKRKK